Proteins encoded together in one Bacteroidales bacterium window:
- a CDS encoding glycosyltransferase family 4 protein — protein MFGWEFPPHITGGLGTASYGLTKGLLKHGVEMIFVVPKAFGDEDQRAVRIVNASDIPVNYKQKNIQEFWEKLTYLEIGSNIRPYIDPEDFAQIHEDVKHSIKEKEHLILGEKYTFSGKYGKNLMEEVARYAMVGASIAAQYDFDIIHAHDWLTYMAGIAAKEVSGKPLVVHMHATEYDRAGEDRINTEVFGIEQKGMSTADKVITVSNLTRDIVIKHYGINPDKIQTVHNAIEPVDKENIVANRSVKEKVVTFLGRLTFQKGPEYFLEAAKLVIERDDNVRFVMAGNGDMFESLIKRVAELKIADKFHFTGFLKGTDVDKMFLLSDVFVMPSVSEPFGLVPLEAMRSNVPVIISKQSGVAEVLTNAIKVDFWDVESMADSIYGLLHYNSLSQMFIKNGVEEVDNLKWEYAAKQVKTIYESVLSNK, from the coding sequence ATGTTTGGTTGGGAATTCCCACCACATATTACAGGTGGCTTGGGTACTGCATCTTACGGTTTAACTAAGGGTTTGCTTAAGCATGGAGTGGAAATGATTTTTGTTGTTCCTAAAGCCTTTGGCGATGAAGATCAACGTGCTGTTCGTATTGTTAACGCTAGTGATATTCCGGTAAATTATAAACAGAAAAATATTCAAGAGTTTTGGGAGAAGTTAACGTATCTCGAGATTGGTTCCAATATCCGTCCCTATATCGATCCTGAAGATTTTGCTCAAATTCACGAAGATGTTAAACATTCAATCAAAGAAAAAGAGCATCTGATTTTAGGTGAGAAATATACTTTTTCTGGGAAATATGGTAAAAACCTAATGGAAGAAGTTGCTCGATATGCTATGGTGGGCGCAAGTATTGCTGCTCAATACGACTTTGATATTATTCATGCTCACGATTGGTTGACATATATGGCAGGTATTGCGGCTAAAGAAGTTTCCGGTAAACCTTTGGTTGTTCATATGCATGCTACAGAATATGACAGAGCAGGAGAAGATCGTATAAATACCGAAGTATTTGGTATTGAGCAAAAAGGTATGAGTACTGCCGATAAAGTTATTACCGTGAGTAATCTTACCCGAGATATTGTTATAAAACATTATGGTATCAATCCTGATAAAATACAAACAGTACATAATGCTATCGAACCCGTAGATAAAGAGAATATTGTAGCAAACAGATCGGTAAAGGAAAAAGTAGTAACTTTTTTGGGTCGCCTGACTTTTCAAAAAGGACCGGAGTATTTTTTAGAAGCCGCAAAACTTGTTATTGAAAGAGATGATAATGTTCGTTTTGTAATGGCTGGAAATGGTGATATGTTTGAGTCTTTGATAAAACGTGTTGCCGAATTGAAAATTGCTGATAAGTTTCATTTTACAGGCTTTTTAAAAGGAACTGATGTCGATAAAATGTTTCTGCTTTCAGATGTATTTGTAATGCCATCTGTTTCAGAACCCTTTGGATTAGTACCATTGGAGGCAATGCGCTCCAATGTGCCGGTAATCATTTCAAAGCAATCGGGAGTAGCCGAAGTACTTACCAATGCTATTAAAGTCGACTTTTGGGATGTAGAAAGTATGGCTGATTCTATTTATGGCTTACTTCATTATAATTCTCTATCGCAAATGTTTATTAAAAATGGAGTAGAAGAAGTAGATAATCTTAAATGGGAATATGCCGCAAAACAGGTAAAAACAATATACGAAAGTGTTTTGTCAAATAAATAG
- a CDS encoding glycogen debranching enzyme family protein gives MSYIQFDKKHLTNLKFALRKEFVRTNRSGSYASSTVIGCNTRKYHGLLVVPQPNFGNENHVLLSSLDLTVIQHDASFNLGIHKYKGGEYNPKGHKYMREYISDPIPKITYRVGGVVLSVESVFSDKKASMFLKYTLLEAKSKTIFRIKPLLAFRNIHDLTHANTIADTSYKEVNNGFKMQLYPGFTPLYLQFSKAVDYIHHPDWYSDFEYMKEIKRGYAGHEDLLAPGDFEFAIKKGESVILQAGIKEGVPSTFSRQFSLQLKKRVPRDSFKNNLINASQQFLIEQVGKTEIAAGLPWKGSWGRDTFVSLPGLTLALGDEKKFINILDTWVAKQQNGFFPNKGTGDEVDFYSADTSLWFFWALQKYIYYTAKDQLVWRKYAKPMLEVLEAYKNGKPELGIQMKPDGLIYASKENVPLTWMDAVLFGKAVTPRAGFAVEINALWYNAIAFYLSLETKFKKKDHSIFWTDQLEKTGQSFLEVFTDIKHNYLADFVNESEECWDVRPNMLIAASLNFSPLADEIRKSILDVVKQELLTPRGIRSLSPKNPKYKSKYEGNIEIRDNSYHNGAVWPWLLIPYADVLFYLYGKGAIGEIQAIVDRFEEEMFEHGIGSISELYNGDPPYEGKGGVSQAWSVSAILSLMFRVENNKTKQI, from the coding sequence ATGAGTTATATTCAATTTGATAAAAAACATTTAACCAACTTAAAATTTGCATTGCGCAAAGAATTCGTTAGAACTAACAGGAGTGGCTCTTATGCAAGTAGTACTGTAATTGGTTGTAATACCAGAAAATATCATGGTCTTCTTGTTGTCCCTCAGCCTAATTTTGGAAACGAAAATCACGTATTGCTTTCGTCTCTGGACTTAACTGTTATTCAACATGATGCATCATTTAATTTGGGAATTCATAAATACAAAGGAGGAGAGTATAATCCCAAAGGACATAAATATATGCGGGAATATATATCTGATCCTATTCCTAAAATTACTTATAGAGTAGGTGGTGTTGTGCTGAGTGTAGAAAGTGTATTTAGCGATAAAAAAGCGAGTATGTTTTTGAAATACACTTTGTTGGAGGCTAAATCTAAAACAATATTCAGGATTAAACCCTTGCTTGCTTTTAGAAATATTCATGATTTAACTCATGCTAATACCATTGCCGACACTTCTTATAAAGAAGTGAATAACGGTTTTAAAATGCAATTGTATCCCGGATTTACACCGCTTTATCTGCAATTTTCAAAGGCTGTAGATTATATTCATCATCCCGATTGGTATTCTGATTTTGAATATATGAAGGAGATAAAAAGGGGATATGCTGGTCACGAAGATCTTTTGGCTCCGGGTGATTTTGAGTTTGCCATTAAAAAGGGTGAGAGTGTAATACTTCAGGCTGGTATAAAAGAAGGAGTTCCAAGTACTTTCTCCCGACAGTTTAGTCTACAATTAAAAAAACGAGTTCCTCGCGATAGCTTTAAAAATAATTTGATAAATGCTTCTCAACAATTTCTTATTGAACAAGTCGGAAAGACAGAAATTGCTGCCGGATTGCCTTGGAAAGGTAGTTGGGGTAGAGATACTTTTGTTTCGCTTCCGGGCTTAACATTGGCTTTGGGTGATGAAAAGAAATTTATCAATATTTTAGATACTTGGGTAGCAAAACAGCAAAACGGATTTTTCCCTAATAAAGGCACAGGAGATGAAGTAGATTTTTATTCAGCAGATACTTCTCTATGGTTTTTCTGGGCACTTCAAAAATATATCTATTATACCGCTAAAGATCAATTGGTTTGGAGGAAATATGCTAAACCAATGCTTGAAGTTTTAGAAGCATATAAAAACGGGAAGCCCGAACTTGGGATTCAAATGAAGCCTGATGGACTTATCTACGCCTCTAAGGAAAACGTTCCTTTAACTTGGATGGACGCAGTTTTGTTTGGTAAAGCAGTTACACCACGTGCAGGCTTTGCTGTAGAAATAAATGCTCTTTGGTATAATGCTATTGCTTTTTATTTATCCCTCGAAACTAAATTCAAGAAAAAAGATCACAGTATATTCTGGACAGATCAATTAGAAAAAACAGGACAAAGCTTTTTAGAAGTTTTTACCGATATTAAACATAATTATTTGGCCGATTTTGTTAATGAAAGCGAAGAATGTTGGGATGTTAGACCTAATATGTTGATAGCAGCCTCTTTAAATTTTTCGCCTTTGGCTGATGAAATACGTAAATCTATACTCGATGTTGTAAAACAAGAGCTTTTAACTCCTCGTGGAATTAGAAGTTTATCTCCAAAAAATCCAAAATACAAATCAAAATACGAAGGAAATATAGAAATTAGAGATAACAGCTATCATAATGGTGCTGTTTGGCCTTGGTTGTTAATTCCTTATGCTGATGTGCTTTTCTATTTATATGGAAAAGGAGCAATTGGTGAAATACAAGCTATTGTAGATCGTTTTGAAGAGGAAATGTTTGAACATGGAATTGGAAGTATTTCAGAGTTATATAATGGCGATCCTCCATACGAAGGAAAAGGAGGTGTCTCACAAGCTTGGAGTGTATCCGCCATTTTAAGTTTAATGTTTAGAGTAGAAAATAATAAAACTAAGCAGATATGA
- a CDS encoding asparaginase has product MAVTLIQTGGTIDKDYPKSINGWAFEIGDPAFIRIIEKLPKTIEWEIVTLLKKDSTELTETDRNKILKACQAASNTQIIITHGTDTLLETALSLSTIKNKTIVITAAMRPERFSNTDADINFGMALAGVQTLSQGIYIAIQGIIAPYYKLDRNLESGLYFIK; this is encoded by the coding sequence ATGGCTGTTACATTAATTCAAACCGGAGGTACTATAGATAAAGATTATCCTAAATCAATAAATGGTTGGGCTTTTGAAATTGGAGATCCCGCTTTCATCAGAATAATTGAAAAACTCCCAAAAACAATAGAATGGGAAATTGTTACTTTGCTCAAAAAAGACAGTACAGAACTAACAGAAACCGACCGCAATAAAATATTAAAAGCTTGCCAAGCAGCATCCAACACTCAAATTATTATTACTCACGGAACAGATACTCTTTTAGAAACGGCTTTATCACTTAGCACTATAAAAAATAAAACCATTGTAATTACAGCTGCAATGCGGCCGGAAAGATTCAGCAATACAGATGCGGATATTAATTTCGGAATGGCTCTAGCAGGCGTTCAAACACTTTCGCAAGGTATTTACATCGCTATACAGGGAATTATTGCACCTTACTATAAATTGGATAGAAATCTTGAAAGCGGACTTTATTTTATCAAATAA